A portion of the Chryseobacterium tructae genome contains these proteins:
- a CDS encoding histone H1 — translation MNELIEKINASFETLKADAELQAEKGNKAAGTRARKTSLELEKLLKEFRKSSLEACKA, via the coding sequence ATGAACGAACTAATCGAAAAAATCAATGCTAGCTTTGAAACATTAAAAGCAGATGCAGAATTACAGGCAGAAAAAGGAAACAAAGCCGCAGGAACAAGAGCTCGTAAAACTTCTTTAGAGTTAGAAAAACTGTTGAAAGAATTTAGAAAATCATCTTTAGAAGCTTGTAAAGCATAA
- a CDS encoding Swt1 family HEPN domain-containing protein, which produces MQAKGGYAERRKYINEIFYALIADEDTLLDSIEEIQQSVNFGHLNLLPEDIQQRGKEMSEVYLYLYCIENSLRIFIEEIMKTEAVTIPKKVQETIDKLKKSEQESKYLPLRGGNDLFYCDFIELGKIIVGNWAIFGKYFPKKNEHWLNVMIDELYKIRCLVAHNSYVGKDERDALKVYYKSITAQLQV; this is translated from the coding sequence ATGCAGGCTAAAGGTGGATATGCCGAACGCCGGAAATACATCAATGAAATCTTCTATGCATTAATTGCAGATGAAGATACTTTATTGGACTCTATTGAAGAAATACAGCAGAGTGTCAACTTCGGACATTTGAATTTGTTGCCCGAGGATATCCAGCAAAGGGGAAAGGAAATGTCGGAGGTGTACCTGTATCTCTACTGCATAGAAAATTCGCTGAGAATATTTATTGAGGAGATTATGAAAACGGAAGCCGTTACTATCCCTAAAAAAGTGCAGGAAACGATAGACAAGCTAAAGAAAAGTGAACAGGAAAGCAAGTATCTGCCATTGCGTGGAGGCAATGATCTATTTTATTGTGATTTTATAGAGTTGGGCAAAATTATAGTAGGGAACTGGGCGATATTTGGCAAATATTTCCCGAAGAAAAATGAACATTGGTTAAATGTAATGATTGATGAACTATATAAAATTCGCTGTTTAGTAGCACATAATAGCTATGTTGGGAAAGATGAACGTGATGCTCTGAAGGTTTACTATAAAAGTATAACAGCACAATTACAGGTATAA
- a CDS encoding AAA family ATPase yields MGKIIIENLKSITRLEFNIPRSGIHVLTGVNGSGKTTLLACLQRLTDSYAFQRHFKSSSNNQFDSFRNSKIRYENNGSFVEYTYRNTRWAPTPKRKASLLNTMGYTNAFLVSSNVERFYVQNEELNTRGIQAAPTFYKASMNEIFHTTKYTELRRKKLDGKGRGNGRANYGFLLPAKSVGHQNQYYTEKNFSLGELLILNALFQLENIADDSLILIDEIELALHPKVQVSFLTFLQKMAVQKNLTVILSTHSSSLIKKASKLIYLERNPTNGHVNVEYDCYPALALQNMAIQEEVQPDLVLFVEDDYAKYIIEQLLNYYFGTLVQHRRPIIKILPVGGWPQTLRFTISCSNYLIPQNTGVYAFLDADALPDIQAIQADANRSGSQQELLNLYVANQARIKFLPITPELGLVTLLNDQPHNHAQPLRDIFNEVFDIAQIIIDEQNRGRQYPANPRKAAKIRIDYYIERIANYTNRDENYIKIKLAEYYAQNYCPANHPQLHQLFGPIF; encoded by the coding sequence ATGGGAAAAATTATTATTGAAAACCTAAAAAGTATAACCAGATTGGAATTTAATATCCCGAGAAGTGGCATTCATGTTCTTACTGGAGTGAATGGATCCGGTAAAACGACGTTATTAGCTTGTTTACAGAGACTAACCGACTCTTATGCATTTCAAAGACATTTCAAATCGAGCAGCAATAATCAATTTGATAGCTTTAGAAATTCCAAAATAAGGTATGAGAACAATGGTTCCTTTGTGGAATATACTTACAGAAATACAAGATGGGCTCCTACTCCAAAACGAAAAGCCTCCTTGTTAAATACTATGGGCTACACCAATGCTTTTCTGGTATCGTCCAATGTAGAACGCTTTTATGTGCAGAATGAAGAATTGAATACCAGGGGCATTCAGGCCGCTCCGACATTCTACAAAGCATCAATGAATGAAATCTTTCACACCACTAAATACACTGAGCTAAGAAGAAAGAAACTGGATGGTAAAGGAAGAGGAAATGGCCGGGCAAATTACGGTTTTCTTTTGCCTGCCAAAAGTGTAGGGCACCAAAATCAATATTACACCGAAAAGAATTTCAGCCTTGGAGAACTTTTGATATTAAATGCTTTATTCCAGTTGGAAAACATTGCGGACGACTCCCTGATATTGATTGATGAGATAGAGCTTGCTTTACATCCAAAGGTACAGGTCAGCTTTCTTACATTTCTTCAAAAAATGGCCGTTCAAAAAAATCTTACGGTTATATTATCTACACATTCCAGCAGTCTTATCAAGAAGGCATCAAAGCTTATTTATCTGGAACGCAACCCCACAAATGGGCACGTAAATGTAGAGTACGACTGTTATCCAGCTCTGGCACTTCAAAATATGGCCATACAGGAAGAGGTACAACCGGATTTGGTTCTTTTCGTAGAGGATGACTATGCCAAATATATCATTGAACAACTTCTGAATTACTATTTTGGCACATTGGTGCAGCACCGCAGACCAATTATCAAGATACTTCCCGTTGGAGGATGGCCGCAAACACTACGGTTTACCATTTCATGTTCAAATTACCTGATACCACAGAATACAGGCGTATATGCCTTTCTAGATGCTGACGCATTGCCAGATATACAGGCTATACAGGCCGATGCAAACAGGAGTGGAAGCCAGCAGGAACTACTTAATCTTTATGTCGCCAATCAGGCAAGGATAAAATTTTTGCCTATCACGCCCGAATTGGGGCTTGTTACATTATTGAACGACCAGCCACACAACCATGCCCAACCATTAAGGGATATTTTTAATGAAGTCTTTGATATTGCTCAAATCATTATTGATGAGCAAAACCGTGGACGTCAATACCCTGCAAATCCACGAAAAGCAGCGAAAATAAGGATAGATTATTACATTGAGCGCATAGCAAACTACACAAACAGAGATGAAAATTATATCAAAATAAAACTTGCAGAGTATTATGCTCAGAACTATTGCCCTGCAAACCATCCGCAACTCCATCAGCTGTTTGGACCAATATTCTGA
- a CDS encoding DUF1896 domain-containing protein yields the protein MVTQQKDLSYFRLRLQELLNTSFPEKATDQKFIDQRSSWASNAYEGAFRSGNTIEQCNEIANYILFEHLYFSKFDTVFQVVCNEFDTIMADEELRPFALKMFPVCEAIFSSYELTDDFAYNTAYDLLYTELTGTIAIWIEENGLQ from the coding sequence ATGGTTACACAGCAAAAAGACCTGTCGTATTTCAGATTACGACTACAAGAATTATTAAACACGAGCTTTCCCGAAAAAGCCACCGACCAAAAGTTTATAGACCAGCGTTCTTCGTGGGCTTCAAATGCCTATGAGGGTGCTTTTCGTTCGGGAAACACCATTGAGCAATGCAACGAAATAGCCAATTACATTCTGTTTGAACATCTGTACTTCTCGAAATTCGATACAGTTTTTCAAGTAGTCTGCAATGAGTTTGACACCATAATGGCAGATGAGGAACTGCGACCGTTTGCCCTTAAAATGTTCCCCGTTTGTGAGGCTATTTTCTCCAGTTATGAACTAACTGATGATTTCGCTTATAACACAGCGTATGACCTGCTCTATACCGAACTGACCGGAACCATCGCAATATGGATCGAGGAAAATGGACTTCAGTAA